One window of Alkaliphilus metalliredigens QYMF genomic DNA carries:
- a CDS encoding DNA polymerase IV encodes MMDHRIIHVDMDAFFAAVEQQDQPELKGKAVIVGGSSNRGIVCTCSYEARKFGIHSAMPIFMAKQRCPHGIYLPVRHERYREVSRQVFDILYEVTDLVEPLSIDEAFLDISDCEEKTYDIAKYIKEQVNQKTGLTISVGISYNKFLAKLASDWNKPDGIKIITKEMVPDILKPLPVHKVFGIGRKSGSKLNQIGIETIEDLLSLSEQNLIDLLGKSGVEIYHRIRGVDQRMVEIDRQIKSIGRETTLTRDTMDKEELKKYLFIFAQEVSQSLKRRGFFARTITIKMKDAHFKAHSKGKTIEKYIRDEKEIYEIASEALEENGIEEYIRLIGLTVSNFSTVPIEQLTFYDTVDKTLENASKDKRDWSYL; translated from the coding sequence ATGATGGATCATAGAATCATTCATGTAGATATGGATGCATTTTTCGCTGCAGTGGAGCAGCAGGACCAGCCAGAATTGAAAGGGAAAGCGGTCATTGTGGGCGGTAGTAGTAATCGCGGAATTGTATGCACATGTTCCTATGAAGCAAGGAAGTTTGGCATTCATTCTGCCATGCCTATTTTCATGGCAAAACAGAGATGTCCACATGGTATCTATTTGCCTGTTCGTCACGAGCGATATAGGGAAGTATCTAGGCAGGTTTTCGATATCCTTTATGAAGTGACAGATCTAGTAGAGCCCCTATCCATCGACGAAGCCTTTCTAGATATATCGGATTGTGAAGAAAAAACCTATGACATTGCAAAGTACATTAAAGAACAAGTGAACCAGAAAACAGGATTAACAATTTCTGTGGGGATTTCATATAATAAATTTTTAGCTAAATTGGCATCGGACTGGAATAAACCAGATGGGATTAAGATCATTACAAAGGAGATGGTTCCTGATATATTGAAACCACTTCCGGTCCATAAAGTGTTTGGAATAGGGCGAAAATCTGGCAGTAAGCTAAATCAGATCGGGATTGAGACCATTGAAGATTTACTCTCTCTGTCAGAACAAAATCTAATTGATCTTTTGGGCAAGTCCGGAGTGGAGATCTACCATCGAATTCGTGGAGTTGACCAAAGAATGGTGGAAATAGACCGACAGATTAAATCCATTGGACGAGAGACCACTTTAACGAGAGATACAATGGATAAAGAAGAGCTTAAAAAATACCTATTCATATTTGCCCAAGAGGTTTCCCAGTCTTTAAAAAGAAGGGGATTTTTTGCCCGAACCATTACGATCAAAATGAAGGATGCTCATTTTAAAGCCCATTCCAAAGGTAAAACCATAGAGAAGTATATTAGAGATGAAAAGGAAATTTATGAGATTGCCAGTGAGGCCCTAGAGGAGAATGGAATCGAAGAATATATTCGTCTGATCGGATTAACTGTGTCTAACTTTTCCACTGTTCCAATAGAGCAACTCACATTTTATGATACTGTAGATAAGACCTTGGAGAATGCAAGTAAAGATAAACGAGACTGGAGTTATCTATAA